A single region of the Gasterosteus aculeatus chromosome 1, fGasAcu3.hap1.1, whole genome shotgun sequence genome encodes:
- the ptger2a gene encoding prostaglandin E receptor 2a (subtype EP2), whose amino-acid sequence MEKEADAMANEDLCHSKLYINSRESPLVSAIMFAAGVLGNVAALVILEIRRRRDTRNGNMWRRSLFHVLIVALVVTDLAGTCLITPLVQLSYSLNSTLVGMSRNSDSVCSYFGVSMTFFSLATMSLLFSMALERCFAIGYPYLYSRYVTKKCAYIAIPVVFLLCTLFGLLPFAGFGKYVQYCPGTWCFIDMNPAERKHRVYANLYASLMLVLVLAIVACNGFVVYQLFRMYRRRRRNGGSMMPARSGGERRVMSIAEEVEHLILLVFMTIIFIICTLPLVIRVYINNSYNNESHQEDLKALRFISINSIIDPWVFILLSPGVPHFCWASVCRAPLQSFRGSIFRSSIVSCPANLELSRRTLESTPSIL is encoded by the exons ATGGAGAAAGAGGCCGACGCGATGGCGAACGAGGACCTGTGCCACAGCAAGCTCTACATCAACTCCAGAGAGAGCCCGCTGGTCAGCGCCATCATGTTCGCCGCCGGCGTCCTCGGCAACGTGGCGGCCCTGGTGATCCTGGAAATCCGCCGGCGCAGGGACACGAGGAACGGGAACATGTGGCGCCGCTCGCTGTTCCATGTCCTCATCGTGGCGCTGGTGGTCACCGACCTGGCGGGCACCTGCCTCATCACCCCGCTGGTGCAGCTGTCCTACTCGCTCAACTCCACCTTGGTGGGGATGTCCCGGAACTCCGACAGCGTATGCTCGTACTTCGGCGTCAGCATGACCTTCTTCAGCCTGGCCACCATGTCGCTGCTGTTCTCCATGGCGCTCGAGAGGTGCTTCGCCATTGGGTACCCCTACCTGTACAGCCGGTACGTCACCAAGAAGTGCGCCTACATCGCCATCCCCGTGGTGTTCCTGCTCTGTACGCTCTTCGGTCTCCTCCCGTTCGCCGGATTCGGCAAGTACGTGCAGTACTGCCCCGGGACCTGGTGCTTCATCGACATGAACCCGGCGGAGAGGAAGCACCGCGTCTACGCCAACCTGTACGCCAGCCTcatgctggtgctggtgctggccATTGTGGCGTGCAACGGCTTCGTGGTGTACCAGCTGTTCCGGATGtaccggcggcggcggcggaacGGCGGCTCGATGATGCCGGCGAGGTCCGGCGGCGAGCGCAGGGTGATGTCCATCGCCGAGGAGGTGGAGCATCTCATCCTGCTGGTCTTCatgaccatcatcttcatcatctgcaCACTGCCCCTTGTG ATCCGGGTTTACATCAACAACTCGTATAACAACGAGTCTCACCAAGAGGACCTGAAGGCCCTGCGCTTCATCTCCATCAACTCCATCATCGACCCCTGGGTCTTTATCCTCCTCTCCCCCGGCGTGCCGCACTTCTGCTGGGCCTCGGTGTGCCGGGCTCCCCTGCAGTCTTTCAGGGGCTCCATTTTTAGGTCGTCCATTGTCAGTTGCCCCGCCAACCTCGAACTGTCTCGCCGGACGCTGGAGAGTACACCTAGCATTCTATGA